In Deltaproteobacteria bacterium, a single window of DNA contains:
- the tsf gene encoding translation elongation factor Ts: MEISAVKVKELREMTGAGMMDCKKALSQTGGDFEKAIVFLREKGLAQAQKKAGRSAKEGLVTSYIHAGGKVGVLVEVNCETDFVAKNEDFIALTRDIAMQVAAMSPLYVRREEVPADIIAKEKEIYKVQAKESGKPEKVIEKMVEGKLDKYYKETCLVEQVFVKDNDKTIGDLVTAAIAKIGENIQVRRFARFKVGEGLKDEAEGQEQ, translated from the coding sequence ATGGAGATTTCAGCTGTCAAGGTAAAGGAATTAAGGGAAATGACCGGGGCCGGCATGATGGACTGTAAAAAGGCCCTTAGCCAGACCGGAGGGGATTTCGAGAAGGCAATCGTGTTTCTTAGGGAAAAGGGCCTTGCCCAGGCGCAGAAAAAGGCCGGCAGGAGCGCAAAGGAAGGGCTCGTTACCTCCTATATCCACGCTGGCGGAAAGGTCGGCGTGCTCGTAGAGGTGAACTGCGAAACCGACTTTGTCGCCAAGAACGAGGACTTCATCGCGCTGACAAGAGACATCGCCATGCAGGTAGCTGCCATGAGCCCTCTTTATGTAAGAAGGGAAGAAGTGCCTGCCGACATAATCGCGAAGGAAAAGGAAATATACAAGGTCCAGGCAAAGGAATCCGGAAAGCCAGAGAAGGTTATCGAGAAGATGGTCGAGGGCAAGCTCGATAAGTACTATAAGGAGACGTGCCTTGTGGAGCAGGTCTTTGTAAAGGACAACGACAAGACCATCGGGGATTTGGTCACCGCCGCTATCGCAAAGATAGGCGAGAACATACAGGTCAGGCGTTTTGCGAGGTTCAAGGTCGGCGAGGGCTTGAAGGACGAGGCTGAGGGCCAGGAGCAGTAA
- the rpsB gene encoding 30S ribosomal protein S2 produces the protein MAYLTMKQLLEAGVHFGHQTKRWNPKMKPYIFGARNGIYIVDLQQTVKAFKIAYDYIRDVAAKGQKVLFIGTKKQAQNSIEQAANKCGMDYINQRWIGGLLTNFSTIKQNIDRLKKLSAIKDGASSTEAVTKKEALLLERERVKLEKNIGGIRNMTKLPGAVFVIDSKKETIALKEARRLGIPIVAIVDTNCDPDEVDIVVPGNDDAIRAIDLFANAMAEACMEGKALYEQKLVKETDKAVEAKAAAEIDAKKAAEEAAVAEGAPV, from the coding sequence ATGGCTTACCTTACCATGAAGCAACTCCTCGAGGCGGGAGTGCACTTCGGTCACCAGACAAAGAGATGGAACCCGAAGATGAAGCCTTACATCTTTGGAGCAAGAAACGGCATCTACATAGTAGACCTGCAGCAGACCGTAAAGGCATTCAAAATCGCCTACGATTACATCCGCGACGTTGCCGCAAAGGGGCAGAAGGTGCTCTTTATCGGCACGAAGAAGCAGGCCCAGAACTCTATTGAGCAGGCTGCCAATAAGTGCGGCATGGACTACATCAATCAGAGATGGATAGGCGGGCTGCTGACCAACTTCTCTACCATCAAGCAGAACATCGACAGGCTAAAGAAGCTTAGCGCCATAAAGGACGGAGCTTCCTCTACCGAGGCCGTTACCAAGAAGGAAGCCCTGCTTCTCGAAAGAGAGAGGGTAAAGCTTGAGAAAAACATCGGCGGCATAAGGAACATGACAAAGCTTCCTGGCGCCGTGTTCGTCATAGATTCGAAGAAGGAGACTATCGCGCTAAAGGAAGCAAGAAGGCTAGGCATTCCGATAGTCGCAATCGTCGATACAAACTGCGATCCGGACGAAGTCGACATCGTGGTCCCGGGTAACGACGACGCCATCCGGGCAATAGACCTCTTCGCAAACGCAATGGCAGAGGCGTGCATGGAAGGCAAGGCCCTTTACGAGCAGAAGCTCGTGAAGGAGACCGATAAGGCCGTAGAGGCAAAGGCAGCGGCCGAGATAGACGCAAAGAAGGCGGCCGAAGAGGCAGCGGTAGCAGAAGGCGCGCCGGTCTGA
- the amrB gene encoding AmmeMemoRadiSam system protein B, whose product MQIRKPFVANQFYPGSSDSLRHAVEGYISSAHSTAEEKAVALIAPHAGYMYSGKTAGEAFARVIVPESVVLIGPNHTGLGDAFAVMTKGTWETPLGNLDIDEDLAEAILDSSRLFTADTLAHEREHSLEVEMPFIYIKNPKAKIVPITVMSSSQKACEDAGAALAKAIRKHKKKTLIVVSSDMNHYESDEITRKKDRLAIDKVLALDPEGLLKVIKEHRITMCGAIPAAIALYAAKELGATKATLAGHTTSAEASGDTTYTVGYAGFVIK is encoded by the coding sequence ATGCAGATACGAAAGCCATTTGTCGCAAACCAGTTCTACCCGGGTTCTTCGGACTCGCTGCGTCATGCTGTCGAAGGCTATATTTCCTCCGCGCACTCCACTGCCGAGGAAAAGGCCGTTGCCTTAATCGCCCCGCACGCCGGGTACATGTACTCCGGCAAAACCGCCGGAGAAGCGTTCGCAAGGGTCATCGTACCGGAAAGTGTAGTGCTAATCGGCCCAAACCACACGGGTCTTGGCGACGCATTCGCGGTCATGACAAAAGGCACGTGGGAAACGCCGCTTGGAAACCTCGACATTGACGAAGACCTTGCGGAGGCAATACTTGACTCATCACGCCTATTTACCGCCGACACCCTTGCCCACGAGCGCGAACATTCCCTTGAAGTCGAGATGCCTTTCATATATATTAAAAACCCTAAGGCGAAAATCGTGCCCATCACCGTGATGTCATCCTCCCAAAAGGCATGCGAGGACGCGGGAGCTGCGCTGGCAAAGGCAATCAGAAAGCACAAGAAGAAAACCCTCATCGTCGTAAGCTCGGACATGAACCATTACGAGAGCGACGAGATAACAAGAAAGAAAGACCGCCTTGCCATAGACAAGGTGCTCGCACTCGACCCGGAGGGGCTCTTAAAGGTCATAAAGGAACACCGCATCACGATGTGCGGCGCTATCCCGGCTGCGATTGCCCTATACGCGGCAAAAGAGCTCGGCGCAACAAAGGCAACGCTTGCCGGGCACACTACATCGGCAGAGGCAAGCGGAGATACCACCTACACAGTCGGGTACGCAGGGTTCGTAATAAAATAA
- the gltX gene encoding glutamate--tRNA ligase, whose amino-acid sequence MTVKTRFAPSPTGYLHIGGARTALFNYLYARKHKGKFVLRIEDTDAERSTEASIQAILDGMEWLGLEYDEGPFYQSKRYDLYREYADKLLKKGDAYKCYCTAEELEERRKQALKEGRPPKYDGRCRERTDSPALPFALRFKVGPGKTVVDDAVKGKTAFEHSDIEDVIILRSDTTPTYNFCVVVDDATMGITHVIRGDDHLNNTPKQMLMYDALGFPLPVFAHLPMILGSDKTRLSKRHGATSVTAYRDMGYLPEALINYLARLGWSHGDEEIFTLQSLIEKFTLENVGKSSGVFNPEKLIWLNHHYIKESSVESVAKHALPHFKELGIDAEHDPRLLQIVKTVKEKSRTFKETAESAAFYFATEIKYDEKAATKFLTKASLEPIEALIEALKPLASFDEPSVEAAFKGVIEAKGIKLVALAQPVRVAVTGNTVSPGIHETLSALGKERTLERLTKAAEHIRKQG is encoded by the coding sequence ATGACGGTAAAAACACGTTTCGCACCGAGCCCCACCGGATACCTCCACATCGGAGGAGCAAGAACCGCGCTATTTAACTACCTCTACGCAAGAAAGCACAAAGGCAAATTCGTCCTTCGAATCGAGGACACGGACGCCGAGCGCTCCACAGAGGCATCCATACAGGCAATCCTCGACGGCATGGAGTGGCTTGGGCTTGAGTACGACGAAGGCCCGTTCTACCAGAGCAAGCGCTACGACTTATACAGGGAATATGCCGACAAGCTCCTTAAAAAAGGCGACGCGTACAAGTGTTACTGCACGGCAGAAGAACTCGAAGAGAGAAGAAAGCAGGCCCTTAAAGAAGGCCGCCCGCCAAAGTACGACGGCCGCTGCCGCGAAAGAACAGACTCGCCCGCCCTTCCCTTTGCCTTGCGGTTCAAGGTAGGGCCCGGAAAAACAGTTGTCGACGACGCTGTAAAAGGCAAAACCGCTTTCGAGCATTCGGACATAGAGGACGTTATAATACTTAGAAGCGACACTACACCCACATACAACTTCTGCGTTGTCGTAGACGACGCTACCATGGGCATAACGCACGTAATCAGAGGCGACGACCACTTAAATAACACGCCGAAGCAGATGCTCATGTACGACGCGCTCGGGTTCCCTCTCCCGGTATTCGCCCATCTCCCAATGATACTCGGCAGCGACAAAACGCGCCTCTCCAAACGCCACGGCGCAACGTCAGTGACCGCCTATAGAGACATGGGGTATCTGCCAGAGGCCCTGATAAACTACCTTGCAAGGCTTGGCTGGAGCCACGGCGACGAGGAAATATTTACGCTGCAGTCGCTCATTGAAAAGTTTACGCTGGAAAATGTGGGCAAATCCTCGGGCGTGTTTAACCCTGAGAAACTCATCTGGCTAAACCACCACTACATAAAGGAATCAAGCGTCGAGAGTGTGGCAAAGCACGCGCTGCCGCATTTCAAGGAACTCGGCATAGACGCGGAGCATGACCCGCGCCTATTACAGATAGTAAAGACAGTAAAAGAGAAGTCTCGCACATTCAAGGAAACTGCCGAGAGCGCGGCCTTCTACTTTGCTACAGAAATAAAGTACGACGAAAAAGCGGCTACGAAGTTCCTCACAAAGGCATCGCTTGAGCCAATCGAGGCTTTAATCGAAGCATTAAAGCCCCTTGCCTCTTTCGATGAGCCTTCTGTCGAGGCGGCATTCAAAGGCGTCATCGAGGCAAAAGGCATAAAGCTCGTTGCCCTTGCCCAGCCCGTAAGGGTTGCTGTCACGGGAAATACCGTTAGCCCGGGTATCCACGAGACCCTCTCTGCCCTTGGCAAGGAAAGAACGCTTGAACGCCTCACAAAGGCTGCGGAGCACATCAGGAAACAAGGCTGA
- the accC gene encoding acetyl-CoA carboxylase biotin carboxylase subunit, giving the protein MFKKVLIANRGEIATRVIRACKELEIPTVAIYSEPDTTSLYVKKADEAYMVGPGPIEGYLNIHKIVDLAKKVGVDAIHPGYGFLSENPKFARLCAKRGITFIGPSEQAIADMGDKVRAREMVKKAGVPVLPGTDHPIADEAEAIKLAPEIGYPIMVKASGGGGGRGLRIARNEEELKRAIETSRKESQAAFGVSAVFLEKYLEKPRHIEFQIMADNQGNFVHLGERDCSIQRRHQKLIEIAPSLILDDELRARMGESAITAAKAASYTNVGTVEFLVDSERNFYFLEMNTRVQVEHGITEMVTGIDIVKKQIEIAAGLPLGFEQKDVKINGYAIECRINAEDPKNNFMPNTGKVTAYYSPGGIGVRIDGAIYRDYKVTPYYDSLVAKLMVHGSTWDEVVKRTTRSLDEFIIRGVKTTIPFLANIMREDDFRKGNFDTGYIDRKPDLKQYYEYADPTDIVAAASAAIAAYHGF; this is encoded by the coding sequence ATGTTCAAAAAAGTACTCATTGCCAACAGAGGCGAAATAGCTACAAGGGTTATCAGGGCCTGTAAAGAGCTCGAGATACCAACTGTTGCCATTTACTCGGAGCCTGACACAACGAGCCTTTACGTCAAAAAGGCCGACGAGGCCTACATGGTCGGCCCGGGCCCAATCGAAGGCTATCTGAACATCCATAAGATAGTCGACCTCGCAAAGAAGGTCGGCGTTGACGCCATACACCCTGGCTACGGGTTTCTCTCGGAGAACCCGAAGTTCGCAAGGCTTTGCGCAAAGCGCGGCATAACATTCATCGGCCCATCCGAGCAGGCAATTGCCGACATGGGCGACAAAGTGCGCGCAAGGGAAATGGTAAAGAAGGCCGGTGTCCCCGTGCTTCCGGGCACAGACCACCCTATAGCCGACGAGGCGGAGGCAATAAAGCTTGCCCCTGAAATAGGCTACCCCATCATGGTAAAGGCATCGGGCGGCGGCGGCGGCAGAGGGCTTAGAATCGCAAGAAACGAAGAAGAGCTCAAAAGAGCCATCGAGACATCGAGAAAAGAATCGCAGGCAGCGTTCGGGGTTTCTGCCGTGTTCCTTGAGAAATATCTCGAGAAGCCGCGCCACATCGAGTTCCAGATAATGGCAGATAACCAGGGCAACTTCGTGCACCTTGGCGAAAGGGACTGCTCCATACAGAGGCGCCACCAGAAGCTTATCGAGATAGCCCCTTCCCTCATCCTCGACGACGAACTCAGAGCGCGCATGGGCGAGAGCGCGATAACAGCTGCAAAGGCAGCGTCATACACGAACGTCGGCACGGTCGAGTTCCTGGTTGACTCGGAACGTAACTTCTACTTCCTCGAGATGAACACAAGGGTGCAGGTCGAGCACGGCATAACCGAGATGGTAACGGGCATCGACATAGTGAAGAAACAAATCGAAATCGCAGCCGGGCTTCCGCTTGGCTTCGAGCAAAAGGACGTAAAGATCAACGGCTACGCAATCGAGTGCCGCATAAACGCCGAGGACCCGAAGAATAACTTCATGCCAAACACCGGCAAGGTAACGGCCTACTACTCTCCCGGAGGCATAGGCGTAAGGATAGACGGCGCGATATACAGGGACTATAAAGTAACGCCATACTACGACTCTCTGGTTGCAAAGCTCATGGTGCACGGGTCAACGTGGGACGAGGTTGTAAAGCGCACGACAAGGTCGCTCGATGAGTTTATCATAAGGGGCGTAAAAACAACGATACCGTTTCTCGCAAACATCATGCGCGAAGACGACTTCAGGAAAGGCAACTTCGATACCGGCTATATAGACAGAAAGCCGGACCTTAAACAGTACTACGAGTACGCGGACCCGACGGACATCGTCGCTGCCGCGTCTGCGGCAATAGCCGCGTACCACGGATTCTAA
- the oadA gene encoding sodium-extruding oxaloacetate decarboxylase subunit alpha encodes MDTVLRDAHQSLLATRLRTEDMVEACSMLDKVGYWSLEAWGGATFDSCLRFLKEDPWERLKTFRKAIPNTRLQMLLRGQNLVGYRHYADDVVKKFVELSAKNGIDVFRIFDALNDLRNIEVAVKAVKTAKKTVEGCICYTTSPVHSHEGFAEQAVKLANMGVDTVCIKDMAGLLTPVASFDLVTKIKAKVNLPVHIHTHDSSGLAAMTYLKGIEAGADIIDTALSPLASGTSQPPTETMVVALQGSPFDTGLDLNLLSDIAEFFKNVRKKYKRFETVYSGVNTKTLIVQVPGGMISNLAHQLKQQDALDKMDEVLDEIPRVREEMGYPPLVTPTSQVVGTQATLNVLTGERYKVITSETKNYFKGLYGRPPGKVSEEATKKAIGDEKPITVRPADLLEPELDKLAKEVVGKAKSPEDVLSYCLFPMVALEFFEQREKGTLTPEPLELPEEPKAQARHYAPSEFNITVHGETYKVKVAGAGHKVDGKRPFFLKIDDRLEEVMIESLQEIIPSTAGEIESESIPQSSRPKAKKEGDITTPAPGKVTSIKVAVGDRVAEGDVLLTVEAMKMESEVHAAVNGTVKRILVKVGDSVNPDETLMEIEP; translated from the coding sequence ATGGACACGGTGCTGCGTGACGCGCACCAGTCTCTCCTGGCAACGCGCCTTAGAACAGAGGACATGGTTGAGGCCTGCTCCATGCTCGACAAGGTCGGGTACTGGAGCCTCGAGGCCTGGGGCGGAGCCACCTTCGACTCATGTCTTCGTTTTCTAAAGGAAGACCCGTGGGAGCGGTTAAAGACATTCAGGAAGGCTATACCGAACACGCGCCTACAGATGCTTCTAAGGGGCCAGAACCTGGTCGGGTACCGCCACTATGCCGACGACGTGGTAAAAAAGTTCGTCGAGCTCTCGGCAAAGAACGGCATAGACGTCTTCAGGATATTCGACGCGCTAAACGACCTTCGTAACATCGAGGTCGCGGTAAAGGCTGTAAAGACCGCAAAGAAAACGGTGGAAGGCTGCATATGCTACACCACGAGCCCCGTGCACTCGCACGAGGGGTTTGCAGAGCAGGCAGTGAAGCTCGCTAACATGGGTGTGGATACCGTCTGCATAAAGGACATGGCCGGGCTTCTGACTCCCGTTGCCTCATTCGACCTCGTGACAAAAATAAAGGCAAAGGTCAATCTGCCGGTGCACATACACACACACGATTCGTCCGGGCTTGCCGCGATGACGTATCTTAAGGGCATAGAGGCAGGGGCAGATATCATAGACACGGCACTCTCCCCGCTTGCCTCGGGCACGTCGCAGCCTCCGACAGAGACGATGGTGGTAGCGCTCCAGGGCTCTCCGTTCGACACAGGGCTCGACCTTAACCTTCTCTCCGACATAGCCGAGTTCTTTAAAAACGTCAGAAAGAAATATAAGAGGTTCGAGACCGTGTATTCGGGCGTAAACACAAAGACCCTTATCGTGCAGGTCCCCGGCGGCATGATATCCAACCTTGCGCACCAGCTAAAGCAGCAGGACGCGCTCGATAAGATGGACGAAGTCTTAGACGAAATTCCGCGCGTAAGAGAAGAGATGGGATACCCTCCCCTCGTTACTCCAACGAGCCAGGTCGTGGGCACGCAGGCAACACTTAACGTGCTAACCGGCGAAAGGTATAAGGTCATAACAAGCGAGACAAAGAACTACTTTAAGGGCCTCTACGGACGGCCTCCTGGGAAGGTAAGCGAAGAAGCAACAAAAAAGGCCATAGGCGATGAAAAGCCAATTACAGTAAGGCCCGCGGACCTTCTCGAGCCGGAGCTCGACAAGCTCGCAAAGGAAGTCGTTGGAAAGGCAAAGAGCCCGGAGGACGTTCTATCGTACTGTCTGTTCCCGATGGTAGCTCTTGAATTTTTCGAGCAGAGGGAAAAAGGCACGCTCACGCCAGAGCCACTTGAACTTCCGGAAGAACCCAAGGCCCAGGCGCGCCACTACGCGCCAAGCGAATTCAACATCACCGTGCACGGCGAGACCTACAAAGTAAAGGTCGCCGGAGCAGGACACAAGGTCGACGGCAAAAGGCCGTTCTTCCTTAAGATTGACGACCGCCTGGAAGAGGTCATGATAGAGTCTTTGCAGGAAATCATCCCCTCGACCGCCGGCGAGATAGAGAGCGAAAGTATCCCGCAGTCGAGCCGCCCGAAGGCAAAGAAGGAAGGCGACATCACCACACCCGCGCCCGGAAAGGTGACTTCGATAAAGGTAGCGGTTGGCGACAGGGTCGCAGAAGGCGACGTGCTCCTGACAGTCGAGGCCATGAAGATGGAGAGCGAGGTGCACGCCGCGGTAAACGGCACTGTAAAGCGCATACTCGTTAAGGTCGGCGATTCGGTCAATCCGGACGAAACACTTATGGAGATAGAGCCCTGA
- a CDS encoding AEC family transporter, which yields MELVIKVLYVVFPVFSIMGLGYLLSHFKKLDIEPVLEILLYLTIPAFVISSLLKRETAAKELFLIAVAVCFVVLFVGLLTKLYIKISGKEHIRDIYLPTMFMNTGNIPFPVALLAFGEEGLSIAVVYYVALSMLVYSLGIYIAKGKDGMGEMFKLPLIYAAAIGIALNLLHAHPPEPVLKTFDMLGAATIPVMLVCLGYQLRNTKLADIKTSLSAVGIRMFGGVLAAIIIIKVLGITGLTAKIIILSSSMPSAVITFVFSHRYKMDSSLVASIVALSTVISIITVPLILLFLI from the coding sequence ATGGAACTTGTCATAAAAGTGCTCTACGTCGTATTCCCCGTTTTCTCGATAATGGGGCTCGGGTACCTGCTTTCGCACTTTAAGAAACTCGACATCGAACCGGTTCTCGAGATACTTCTTTACCTCACCATCCCGGCATTCGTAATATCATCGCTTTTAAAACGCGAGACAGCGGCAAAGGAACTTTTCCTCATAGCCGTTGCCGTGTGCTTTGTCGTCCTGTTTGTCGGCCTTCTGACGAAACTCTACATAAAGATATCGGGAAAGGAACATATACGCGACATATACCTGCCGACGATGTTCATGAACACAGGTAACATCCCCTTCCCTGTAGCGCTCCTGGCCTTTGGCGAGGAAGGGCTCTCGATAGCGGTCGTGTACTACGTTGCACTTAGCATGCTTGTATACTCGCTTGGCATATACATCGCAAAAGGAAAGGACGGCATGGGCGAGATGTTTAAACTGCCGCTAATCTACGCCGCAGCAATAGGCATAGCGCTAAACCTTCTGCACGCGCATCCGCCGGAGCCGGTACTAAAAACCTTCGACATGCTGGGTGCTGCCACAATCCCCGTGATGCTTGTCTGCCTCGGCTACCAGCTTCGCAACACAAAGCTCGCTGACATAAAGACATCTCTCTCTGCGGTAGGTATACGGATGTTTGGCGGCGTGCTTGCGGCAATAATAATAATCAAGGTTCTCGGCATTACCGGGCTTACGGCAAAGATAATCATACTGTCATCTTCCATGCCTTCGGCTGTGATAACATTCGTCTTTAGCCACCGCTACAAGATGGACAGCTCACTCGTTGCCTCGATAGTAGCGCTTAGCACGGTTATAAGTATAATAACCGTGCCGCTCATACTTTTATTCCTGATTTAA
- the selD gene encoding selenide, water dikinase SelD yields the protein MRLTDYASCAGUAAKMGLEALAQVLRELPKPTDPNILVGVETSDDAAVYRIAENLATVATLDFFPPIVDDAFSFGEISAANSLSDVYAMGGEPKYALSIVCFPKELPLNILTEILKGASAKLKEAGVSLVGGHSIEDKEVKFGLSVTGVVEPAKAVKNVGAKSGDALILTKPVGVGIITSALKGGALKIDSETAKEALASMKTLNKDAALAMQVVGVNACTDVTGFGLLGHAYEMAEGSGVSFIIDSKAVRVFDAALELVKNKKNRPRAISTTSEFLKAKAFFAPSISEELRMLFADPQTSGGLLISVSADKKDALLAELEKRGVKAFVIGHAAEKSAFTLEVR from the coding sequence ATACGCCTTACCGATTACGCAAGCTGCGCCGGTTGAGCGGCCAAGATGGGGCTCGAAGCCCTCGCGCAGGTGCTGCGTGAGCTGCCAAAACCAACTGACCCGAACATACTCGTAGGTGTTGAAACCTCGGACGACGCTGCCGTGTACCGTATTGCCGAGAATCTGGCAACTGTAGCAACACTGGACTTCTTTCCGCCAATCGTCGACGACGCGTTCAGCTTCGGCGAGATATCAGCGGCCAATTCGCTAAGCGATGTCTATGCGATGGGCGGGGAGCCGAAGTACGCGCTAAGTATCGTATGCTTTCCAAAGGAGCTGCCGCTAAATATTCTCACCGAGATACTAAAGGGCGCGTCCGCGAAGTTGAAGGAGGCAGGGGTTTCGCTTGTAGGAGGGCACTCCATTGAGGATAAGGAAGTGAAGTTTGGCCTTTCGGTTACGGGTGTGGTCGAGCCGGCTAAGGCTGTGAAGAACGTAGGCGCAAAGTCAGGCGACGCATTAATCCTTACAAAGCCGGTTGGTGTGGGCATCATAACGAGCGCGCTAAAGGGCGGGGCGCTAAAGATTGATTCTGAGACTGCGAAGGAAGCGCTTGCCTCCATGAAAACACTTAACAAAGACGCTGCTCTTGCCATGCAGGTAGTAGGCGTCAATGCGTGCACGGATGTGACAGGCTTCGGTCTTCTTGGCCATGCCTACGAGATGGCAGAGGGCTCGGGCGTAAGTTTTATAATAGATTCGAAGGCAGTTAGGGTGTTCGATGCCGCTCTCGAGCTTGTGAAGAATAAGAAGAACAGGCCGAGAGCGATAAGCACCACTTCCGAGTTCTTGAAGGCCAAGGCCTTTTTCGCGCCGTCCATTTCAGAGGAGCTTAGGATGCTATTTGCCGACCCCCAGACCTCTGGCGGACTGCTTATAAGTGTCAGCGCGGATAAAAAGGACGCGCTTCTTGCCGAGCTTGAGAAAAGAGGCGTTAAGGCCTTTGTAATAGGACACGCGGCAGAAAAGTCAGCTTTTACTCTCGAAGTCCGCTAA
- a CDS encoding YdcF family protein, which yields MFIERIKKIKRVIVIAAFALIGIELVIALTPVANWLARPLIVGEAAPSKADIIAVLGGGAFKNGVLGHGSNERMIRGMLLYKQGRAPKIAFLGGSITNTSTKVFTTVSGSADSGANMDAFESKIMGKTAAELGIPADDIYIDAASTHTYSNITALDSIMRNNGMKSCLLVSSPTHMRRAMAIVSKLGVNCSASPVIDYTMHKDSVIGRIGLFYEVMWEYAGLVVYRMKGYI from the coding sequence ATGTTTATCGAAAGAATAAAGAAAATAAAACGCGTTATTGTTATTGCGGCCTTTGCACTTATTGGTATAGAGCTTGTTATAGCGCTTACACCCGTTGCCAACTGGCTTGCCAGGCCTCTTATAGTCGGCGAGGCCGCGCCTTCGAAGGCCGATATTATCGCTGTGCTTGGAGGCGGCGCTTTCAAGAACGGCGTTCTCGGTCACGGATCGAACGAGCGCATGATACGCGGAATGCTCCTCTATAAGCAGGGCAGGGCGCCGAAGATAGCGTTCCTCGGGGGCTCGATAACAAATACATCGACGAAGGTATTTACCACAGTCTCTGGCTCTGCTGATTCCGGCGCGAACATGGACGCGTTCGAGTCGAAGATAATGGGCAAGACAGCTGCTGAGCTTGGCATTCCGGCAGACGATATCTACATAGACGCGGCATCCACGCACACGTATTCGAACATCACGGCCCTTGATTCTATAATGAGGAATAACGGCATGAAGAGCTGTTTACTTGTAAGCTCGCCGACCCACATGAGAAGGGCCATGGCTATTGTGAGTAAGCTCGGGGTAAACTGTTCTGCGTCGCCTGTGATAGACTACACCATGCATAAGGATTCGGTGATAGGCCGCATAGGGCTTTTTTACGAAGTGATGTGGGAGTACGCCGGGCTCGTTGTTTACAGGATGAAGGGATATATATAA